The following proteins come from a genomic window of Achromobacter deleyi:
- a CDS encoding branched-chain amino acid ABC transporter permease — MSFADIWLFLQQGVLSGLVTGSVYALLAVAVVIIFKTTDVPNFAQGEIFMVGGYIALFLTLVMGWPYLVVIPVTLLVVAAVSGLFQRVVMERVIASKGVGVQMVIATLGLAYALKGLVRQTGLGDTPRSLPPLAPTDAIIIGDAVLTQLDLVIFAVAVGVMLLLYVMFTYTRVGKAMRAVGMNPKAARLVGVNLTRIRMMVWALSGLISAVAALLITPKILITPDIGHIAILAYAAAIVGGITSLPGAVVGGFVIGVAENLVGLFISTNAIVVAPFVAIMVVLLLRPQGLLGGKLQVKKV; from the coding sequence ATGAGCTTTGCCGATATCTGGTTGTTCCTGCAGCAGGGGGTGCTGTCGGGACTGGTGACGGGCAGCGTGTACGCGCTGCTGGCGGTCGCCGTCGTCATTATCTTCAAGACCACCGACGTGCCCAATTTCGCCCAGGGCGAGATCTTCATGGTCGGGGGCTACATTGCCCTGTTCCTGACCCTGGTGATGGGCTGGCCCTACCTGGTCGTGATTCCGGTCACGCTGCTGGTGGTGGCGGCGGTCTCCGGTCTGTTCCAGCGCGTCGTGATGGAGCGCGTCATCGCCTCCAAGGGCGTGGGCGTGCAGATGGTGATCGCCACGCTGGGCCTGGCCTACGCCCTGAAGGGGCTGGTGCGCCAGACCGGCCTGGGCGACACGCCGCGCTCGCTGCCGCCGCTGGCGCCCACCGACGCCATCATCATCGGCGACGCCGTGCTGACGCAGCTGGACCTGGTGATCTTCGCCGTGGCCGTGGGCGTGATGCTGCTGCTGTACGTGATGTTCACCTATACCCGCGTGGGCAAGGCCATGCGCGCCGTCGGCATGAACCCCAAGGCCGCGCGCCTGGTGGGCGTGAACCTGACGCGCATCCGCATGATGGTGTGGGCGTTGTCCGGGCTGATCTCGGCCGTGGCCGCGCTGCTCATCACGCCCAAGATCCTGATCACGCCGGACATCGGCCATATCGCGATCCTGGCCTACGCGGCCGCCATCGTCGGCGGCATCACCAGCCTGCCCGGCGCGGTGGTCGGCGGCTTCGTGATCGGCGTGGCCGAGAACCTGGTGGGCCTGTTCATTTCGACCAACGCCATCGTGGTGGCGCCCTTCGTCGCCATCATGGTGGTGCTGCTGCTGCGTCCGCAAGGCCTGCTGGGCGGCAAACTGCAGGTGAAAAAAGTATGA
- a CDS encoding ABC transporter substrate-binding protein, producing the protein MKHLRRHAAAALCALALGASAQAQQEPGITDKTIRIGLFAPLSGSGMAYGFDVLNAAKMWYAKVNREGGINGRQIELVIEDDRCNANDLVAAVKKLTEQDKVFLLNGGSCSAAVVAAREYVEREKVPLVMLNASGDGALYPPSKYIYGAFSISQHAVGGSMVQFANEHLKAAKIGYINHDDAYGGWNLEAAQAQAKQLGGVNLQVQSVNPNITDVTAPMLKIRAGNPDVLLLTTYARPAALIIKKAQELGWNKPIVLAVNGTADLKQLVENVGNKDAFKNVYIQEVLADVPGGSKLTWVYDMYKQAYPDLAAKPGHPQTYMPYGLPPAMAVVNALKAAGPQPTREKVLAALETMKFDSGVMAGPIEFGPNDRAAQESAIYIKFDGTNMSLVPGAFKSVWQYQP; encoded by the coding sequence ATGAAGCACCTTCGCCGCCACGCGGCCGCCGCGCTATGCGCCCTTGCCCTGGGCGCCTCCGCCCAGGCCCAGCAGGAACCCGGCATCACCGACAAGACCATCAGGATCGGCCTGTTCGCGCCGCTCTCGGGCAGCGGCATGGCCTATGGCTTCGACGTGCTGAACGCCGCCAAGATGTGGTACGCCAAGGTCAACAGGGAAGGCGGCATCAACGGCCGCCAGATCGAACTGGTGATCGAGGACGACCGCTGCAACGCCAACGACCTGGTGGCGGCGGTCAAGAAGCTGACCGAGCAGGACAAGGTGTTCCTGCTCAACGGCGGCTCGTGCTCGGCCGCCGTGGTGGCCGCGCGCGAATACGTCGAGCGCGAGAAGGTGCCGCTGGTCATGCTCAACGCCTCCGGCGACGGCGCGCTGTATCCGCCGTCCAAGTACATCTACGGCGCGTTCTCGATCTCGCAGCACGCCGTGGGCGGCTCGATGGTGCAGTTCGCCAACGAGCACCTGAAGGCCGCCAAGATCGGCTACATCAACCACGACGACGCCTACGGCGGCTGGAACCTGGAAGCGGCGCAGGCCCAGGCCAAGCAGCTGGGCGGCGTGAACCTGCAAGTGCAATCGGTCAATCCCAACATCACCGACGTCACCGCGCCGATGCTGAAGATCCGCGCCGGCAATCCCGACGTGCTGTTGCTGACGACGTACGCCCGCCCGGCTGCGCTGATCATCAAGAAGGCGCAGGAACTGGGCTGGAACAAGCCCATCGTGCTGGCCGTCAACGGCACCGCCGACCTGAAGCAGCTGGTCGAGAACGTCGGCAACAAGGATGCCTTCAAGAACGTCTACATCCAGGAAGTGCTGGCCGACGTGCCCGGCGGCTCGAAGCTGACCTGGGTCTACGACATGTACAAGCAGGCCTATCCGGACCTGGCCGCCAAGCCCGGCCATCCGCAGACCTACATGCCCTACGGCCTGCCGCCCGCCATGGCGGTGGTCAACGCGCTCAAAGCCGCCGGCCCGCAGCCCACCCGCGAGAAGGTGCTGGCCGCGCTGGAGACCATGAAGTTCGATTCCGGCGTCATGGCCGGCCCGATCGAATTCGGCCCGAACGACCGCGCCGCGCAGGAGTCGGCCATTTATATCAAGTTCGACGGCACCAACATGTCGCTCGTGCCGGGCGCCTTCAAGAGCGTCTGGCAGTACCAGCCGTAA
- a CDS encoding SDR family NAD(P)-dependent oxidoreductase, whose product MSNVSTPAAGPAPRLALVTGGGGGIGATICQELARAGYRVVVSDVDAQRARRVADELGAPHSAHAFDVSDESAVEMAFDQIEQAHGPIAVLVSAAGLLLFQANGERPLIKDTTLDIWERSFAVNARGVFLCGRAYLRRREAAPLQHGRIVTFTSVAAQLGGYRSSASYIAAKSAVLGLTKAMARESAHLGVTVNGIAPGLIDTDMLRSTVTSSGALAAAAQAIPLGRIGTVDDVAAAVRFLASEEAGYITGSVIDVNGGYRMQ is encoded by the coding sequence ATGTCCAATGTATCCACGCCGGCCGCAGGCCCGGCCCCGCGACTCGCGCTCGTCACCGGCGGTGGCGGCGGCATCGGCGCCACCATCTGCCAGGAACTGGCCCGCGCCGGCTACCGCGTGGTGGTGTCGGACGTGGATGCCCAGCGCGCGCGTCGCGTGGCCGATGAGCTTGGCGCGCCGCACAGCGCCCACGCCTTCGACGTCAGCGACGAAAGCGCCGTCGAAATGGCGTTCGACCAGATCGAACAGGCCCACGGCCCCATCGCCGTGCTGGTCAGCGCCGCCGGCCTGCTGCTGTTCCAGGCCAACGGCGAACGCCCGCTGATCAAGGACACCACGCTCGACATCTGGGAACGCAGCTTCGCCGTCAACGCGCGCGGCGTGTTCCTGTGCGGCCGCGCCTACCTGCGTCGGCGCGAAGCCGCGCCGCTCCAGCACGGCCGCATCGTCACCTTCACCTCGGTCGCCGCGCAGCTAGGCGGCTATCGCTCCAGCGCCTCGTACATCGCCGCCAAGTCGGCCGTGCTGGGCCTGACCAAGGCCATGGCGCGCGAATCCGCGCACCTGGGCGTCACCGTCAACGGCATCGCGCCGGGGCTGATCGACACCGACATGCTGCGCAGCACCGTCACCAGCAGCGGCGCCCTCGCGGCCGCCGCACAGGCGATTCCGCTGGGCCGCATCGGCACGGTGGACGACGTCGCCGCGGCCGTGCGTTTCCTGGCCTCGGAAGAAGCGGGCTACATCACCGGCAGCGTCATCGACGTGAACGGTGGCTACCGCATGCAGTGA
- a CDS encoding GntR family transcriptional regulator, which produces MTDTLRDWVLHGKFSPGARLEEIPLAEKLGVSRTPVRAALATLGNEGLLEHLPKRGYTVRAYDIAEIVAAYEVRAALEGLACRQAALRGLSNDAVAVLKNCLDEGDRILGKGVLLAEDHLPYQQVNITLHNGILEAAGNPWVKRFAAQAQAIPYASDRIILWEDHGIILRSHDDHHRIVNAIIARDGARAEDLMREHVYYAGIILKNNYERLAQAYRV; this is translated from the coding sequence GTGACCGATACGCTGCGGGACTGGGTGCTGCATGGCAAGTTCAGCCCCGGGGCCCGTCTGGAGGAAATCCCGCTGGCCGAGAAGCTGGGGGTGTCGCGCACGCCGGTGCGGGCGGCCCTGGCGACGCTGGGCAACGAGGGGCTGCTGGAGCATCTGCCCAAGCGCGGCTATACGGTGCGGGCCTATGACATCGCCGAGATCGTGGCGGCCTATGAGGTGCGGGCGGCGCTCGAGGGCCTGGCCTGTCGGCAGGCGGCGCTGCGCGGCCTGTCGAATGACGCGGTGGCGGTGCTGAAGAACTGCCTGGACGAAGGCGACCGCATTCTCGGCAAGGGGGTGCTGCTGGCGGAGGATCACCTGCCGTATCAGCAGGTCAACATCACCTTGCACAACGGGATCCTGGAGGCGGCGGGCAATCCGTGGGTGAAGCGGTTCGCGGCGCAGGCGCAGGCGATTCCGTATGCGTCGGATCGGATCATCCTGTGGGAGGACCATGGGATCATTCTGCGGTCGCATGATGATCATCATCGGATCGTGAATGCCATTATTGCGCGGGATGGGGCGCGGGCTGAGGATCTGATGCGGGAGCATGTCTATTATGCGGGGATTATTCTTAAGAATAATTATGAGAGGTTGGCGCAGGCTTATCGGGTTTGA
- a CDS encoding carbonic anhydrase, with amino-acid sequence MFPKRLTEGYQSFLAGRFHSERSRYEKLAETGQSPEILIIGCCDSRVSPEAIFDAGPGEMFVVRNVANLVPPCDPDSESSYHGTSAAIEFAVNGLNVKHIVVLGHASCGGIRAFFDDAKPLTKGDFIGKWMSQIAPVADELGPGGDDRAANLKRLELAVIGHSLKNLMTFPSIRRRVEKGDLELHGTYFGVATGVLFLRDAATGEFSPCVETGLPS; translated from the coding sequence ATGTTTCCCAAAAGACTCACCGAAGGCTATCAGTCCTTTCTCGCCGGCCGCTTCCACTCCGAACGCAGCCGCTACGAAAAACTGGCCGAAACTGGGCAAAGCCCGGAAATCCTGATCATCGGCTGCTGCGACTCGCGCGTCTCGCCCGAGGCCATCTTCGACGCCGGCCCTGGCGAAATGTTCGTCGTGCGCAACGTCGCCAACCTGGTCCCGCCCTGTGACCCCGACTCCGAATCCTCGTACCACGGCACCAGCGCCGCCATCGAGTTCGCCGTCAACGGCCTGAACGTCAAGCACATCGTCGTCCTCGGCCACGCCTCCTGCGGCGGCATCCGCGCCTTCTTCGACGACGCCAAGCCCCTGACCAAGGGCGACTTCATCGGCAAGTGGATGTCCCAGATCGCCCCCGTCGCCGACGAACTCGGCCCCGGCGGCGACGACCGCGCCGCCAACCTCAAGCGCCTCGAACTCGCCGTCATCGGCCACAGCCTCAAGAACCTGATGACCTTCCCGTCCATCCGCCGCCGCGTCGAAAAGGGCGACCTGGAACTGCACGGCACCTACTTCGGCGTCGCCACCGGCGTCCTGTTCCTGCGCGACGCCGCCACCGGCGAATTCAGCCCCTGCGTGGAAACCGGCCTGCCCAGCTAA
- a CDS encoding FxLYD domain-containing protein yields the protein MKTALAFLALLAGLTGGAQAQSLYGVTLGNVQAIRDTNENVSTITGSLANQSARAVNYVMLTFVLYDDQGREIGRVRDDDIGPLAPGQIKMIRAITPLRFAKVTALDIRAR from the coding sequence ATGAAAACCGCCCTTGCCTTCCTTGCATTGCTGGCCGGCCTGACCGGTGGCGCCCAGGCGCAAAGCCTGTACGGCGTCACGCTGGGCAACGTCCAGGCCATCCGCGACACCAACGAAAACGTCTCCACCATCACCGGCTCGCTCGCCAACCAGTCGGCCCGCGCCGTCAACTACGTCATGCTCACCTTCGTCCTCTACGACGACCAGGGCCGCGAAATCGGCCGCGTGCGCGACGACGACATCGGCCCGCTGGCGCCGGGGCAGATCAAGATGATCCGCGCCATCACGCCGCTGCGATTCGCCAAGGTCACCGCGCTGGACATACGCGCCCGATAG
- a CDS encoding PsiF family protein encodes MLSRTSQLASAIVLSACCFGAVYAQTPAATPAPAKTSAPAATPAAKTPTPQQQRMADCNKSAEGKKGDDRKTYMSACLKGEAPAPAKQLTPQQQKMKDCNAKAGEQKLTGDKRKTFMSTCLKG; translated from the coding sequence ATGCTTTCCCGTACTAGCCAATTGGCTTCGGCCATCGTGTTGTCCGCCTGCTGCTTCGGCGCCGTCTACGCCCAGACGCCCGCCGCCACGCCCGCACCCGCCAAGACCTCCGCGCCCGCCGCCACGCCTGCCGCCAAGACGCCCACCCCGCAGCAGCAGCGCATGGCCGACTGCAACAAGTCGGCCGAAGGCAAGAAGGGCGATGACCGCAAGACGTACATGAGCGCGTGCCTGAAGGGCGAGGCGCCGGCGCCCGCCAAGCAATTGACGCCGCAACAGCAGAAGATGAAGGATTGCAACGCCAAGGCCGGCGAGCAGAAGCTGACCGGCGACAAGCGCAAGACCTTCATGAGCACCTGCCTGAAGGGCTGA
- a CDS encoding cyclase family protein — protein sequence MQRWTHRPEGSNWGDFGPDDQLGRLNLITEEQVLKGAREIRAGKTFCLSLPLDLPGGNVLNPRRHPPQLSPTRLADTPYLNFPLRNVNPDAVDVLSDDQVLLSMQYSTQWDALAHVGALFDADGDGKPELRYYNGFQAGVDVVGPADGDHTGCGCNSGGPSAALKLGVENLAQKGMQGRGVLLDLARHYGPGRTLIGHAEIMHVLKTDGIEIESGDMLVLRTGYAEAVVAMAGKPDAEVLHTYGAALDGTDAALLQWITDSGIAAICADNYAVEAYPAREKTGPRAMLPLHHHCLFKLGLPLAELWYLKDLADWLRANGRHRFMLTAPPLRLPHAIGSPVTPIATV from the coding sequence ATGCAGCGCTGGACCCATCGGCCCGAAGGCTCCAACTGGGGCGACTTCGGACCCGACGACCAACTCGGCCGCCTCAATCTCATCACCGAAGAACAGGTCCTGAAAGGCGCGCGTGAAATCCGCGCCGGCAAGACCTTCTGCCTGTCGCTGCCGCTGGACCTGCCCGGCGGCAACGTGCTCAACCCGCGGCGCCATCCGCCGCAACTGAGCCCGACCCGGCTGGCCGACACGCCCTACCTGAACTTCCCGCTGCGCAACGTCAACCCGGACGCGGTCGACGTGCTGAGCGACGACCAGGTGCTGCTGTCGATGCAGTACTCGACGCAATGGGACGCGCTGGCGCACGTCGGCGCGCTGTTCGACGCCGATGGCGACGGCAAGCCCGAGCTGCGCTACTACAACGGCTTCCAGGCCGGCGTCGACGTCGTCGGCCCGGCCGACGGCGACCACACCGGCTGCGGCTGCAACAGCGGCGGCCCCTCGGCCGCGTTGAAACTGGGTGTCGAGAACCTGGCGCAGAAAGGCATGCAGGGCCGCGGCGTGCTGCTGGACCTGGCGCGCCACTATGGCCCCGGCCGCACCCTGATCGGCCACGCCGAGATCATGCACGTGCTCAAGACCGACGGCATTGAGATCGAGTCCGGCGACATGCTGGTGCTGCGCACCGGCTACGCCGAGGCCGTGGTCGCCATGGCCGGCAAGCCCGACGCCGAGGTGCTGCACACCTACGGCGCCGCGCTCGACGGCACCGATGCCGCGCTGCTGCAGTGGATCACCGACAGCGGCATCGCCGCCATCTGCGCCGACAACTACGCCGTGGAAGCCTATCCCGCGCGAGAAAAGACCGGCCCGCGCGCGATGCTGCCGCTGCACCACCACTGCCTGTTCAAGCTGGGCCTGCCGCTGGCCGAGCTGTGGTACCTGAAGGACCTGGCCGACTGGCTGCGCGCCAACGGCCGCCACCGCTTCATGCTGACCGCCCCGCCGCTGCGCCTGCCGCACGCGATCGGTTCGCCGGTCACGCCGATCGCCACGGTGTAG
- the pcaD gene encoding 3-oxoadipate enol-lactonase has protein sequence MSYADLSQARLYYIIDGPADAPVLVLSNSLGTCADMWARQIPELSKHFRVLRYDTRGHGKSSIPDGEYSFAQLGNDVAELLAHLNIERAHFCGLSMGGPTGLWLALNRPELIGKLILCNTAARIGSAEGWSARIAAVAEQTLEKMAPTLVERWLTDGYRAAEPGLSQVLVDMLRRTSDAGYSGNCAALRDADFREQVSAIQAPTLVIAGTHDLAATPAQGKELAGAINGARYLELNTSHISNWEQPEAFTRAVVDFLTE, from the coding sequence ATGTCTTACGCCGATCTCAGCCAGGCACGGCTGTACTACATCATCGATGGCCCCGCCGACGCGCCGGTGCTGGTGCTCTCCAATTCGCTGGGCACCTGCGCCGACATGTGGGCGCGCCAGATTCCCGAGCTGAGCAAGCACTTCCGCGTGCTGCGCTACGACACCCGCGGCCATGGCAAATCCTCGATCCCCGACGGCGAATACAGCTTCGCGCAGCTGGGCAACGACGTCGCCGAACTGCTGGCGCACCTGAACATCGAACGCGCCCACTTCTGCGGCCTGTCGATGGGCGGTCCCACCGGCCTGTGGCTGGCGCTGAACCGCCCCGAGCTGATCGGCAAGCTGATCCTGTGCAACACCGCCGCGCGCATCGGCTCGGCCGAAGGCTGGAGCGCCCGCATCGCCGCCGTGGCCGAACAGACGCTGGAAAAGATGGCGCCCACGCTGGTCGAGCGCTGGCTCACCGACGGCTACCGCGCCGCCGAGCCGGGCCTGTCGCAAGTGCTGGTCGACATGCTGCGCCGCACGTCCGACGCCGGCTACTCGGGCAACTGCGCCGCGCTGCGCGACGCCGATTTCCGCGAACAGGTGTCGGCCATCCAGGCGCCGACGCTGGTCATCGCCGGCACCCACGACCTGGCCGCCACGCCCGCGCAGGGCAAGGAACTGGCAGGCGCCATCAACGGCGCGCGCTATCTCGAACTGAACACCTCCCACATCTCCAACTGGGAACAACCGGAAGCCTTCACCCGCGCGGTGGTCGACTTCCTCACGGAGTAA
- a CDS encoding YciI family protein: MPYIIETFDKPDHQAMRQQHRAAHLEYLDANKHLLLACGAKLQDDGKDLGGGLYIVDLDTREAAQQFIDADPFAQAQLFQRVTITRWRKAYIDGTCHL; this comes from the coding sequence ATGCCCTACATCATCGAAACCTTCGACAAGCCGGACCACCAGGCCATGCGCCAGCAGCATCGCGCCGCGCACCTGGAATACCTGGACGCCAACAAGCACCTGCTGCTGGCCTGCGGCGCCAAGCTGCAGGATGACGGCAAGGACCTGGGCGGCGGCCTGTACATCGTCGACCTGGACACGCGCGAGGCCGCGCAGCAGTTCATCGACGCCGATCCCTTCGCCCAGGCGCAGCTGTTCCAGCGCGTGACCATCACGCGCTGGCGCAAGGCCTACATCGACGGCACCTGCCACCTGTAA
- the catC gene encoding muconolactone Delta-isomerase — protein MLFMVQMQVNLPVDMPAAQADKLKADEKALAQQLQRDGKWKSLWRVVGRYANVSIFDVQDNDELHTLLSSLPLFPYMDIQVTALARHPSAI, from the coding sequence ATGTTGTTCATGGTTCAAATGCAGGTCAATCTGCCCGTCGACATGCCGGCGGCCCAAGCCGACAAGCTCAAGGCCGACGAAAAGGCCCTGGCGCAGCAGCTGCAACGCGACGGCAAGTGGAAGAGCCTGTGGCGCGTCGTCGGCCGCTACGCCAACGTCAGCATCTTCGACGTGCAGGACAACGACGAACTGCACACGCTGCTGTCGTCGCTGCCGCTGTTCCCCTACATGGACATCCAGGTGACGGCGCTGGCGCGCCATCCCTCGGCGATCTGA
- a CDS encoding 3-oxoacid CoA-transferase subunit B, with product MSTKLTRDQIAARVAQDIPEGAYVNLGIGLPTLVANHLPADREVILHTENGMLGMGPAPAKGEEDYDLINAGKQPVTELPGCSFFHHADSFAMMRGGHLDICVLGAFQVSQHGDLANWHTGAPDAIPAVGGAMDLAIGAKDVFVMMELQTREGQSKLVDVCTYPLTGVRCVSRVYTDVAVFDIRADGVTVIDMFGETTADELLRLTGLPLKFSN from the coding sequence ATGAGCACCAAACTGACCCGCGACCAGATCGCCGCCCGCGTCGCCCAGGACATTCCTGAGGGCGCCTACGTCAACCTCGGCATCGGCCTGCCGACGCTGGTGGCCAACCACCTGCCGGCCGACCGCGAAGTCATCCTGCACACCGAGAACGGCATGCTGGGCATGGGCCCGGCGCCGGCCAAGGGCGAGGAAGACTACGACCTCATCAACGCCGGCAAGCAGCCCGTCACCGAACTGCCCGGCTGCTCGTTCTTCCATCACGCCGACTCGTTCGCGATGATGCGCGGCGGCCACCTGGACATCTGCGTGCTGGGCGCCTTCCAGGTGTCGCAGCACGGCGACCTGGCCAACTGGCACACCGGCGCGCCCGACGCCATCCCCGCCGTGGGCGGCGCGATGGACCTGGCCATCGGCGCCAAGGACGTCTTCGTCATGATGGAACTGCAGACCCGCGAAGGCCAGAGCAAGCTGGTCGACGTCTGCACCTATCCGCTGACCGGCGTGCGCTGCGTGTCGCGCGTGTACACCGACGTGGCCGTGTTCGACATCCGCGCCGATGGCGTCACGGTGATCGACATGTTCGGCGAAACCACCGCCGACGAGCTGCTGCGCCTGACCGGCCTGCCGCTGAAGTTTTCCAACTGA
- a CDS encoding 3-oxoacid CoA-transferase subunit A, with protein sequence MISKLVASAAAALADVPDGATVMIGGFGTAGQPMELIDALLEQGAKDLVIINNNAGNGTTGLAALLGANRVRKIICSFPRQVDSQIFDGLYRSGKIELELVPQGNLAERIRAAGAGIGAFFSPTGYGTPLADGKETREINGRQYVLEYPLHADYALIKAERGDRWGNLVYRKTARNFGPIMASAARVAVAQVREVVELGALDPETVVTPGIFVQRVVQIDAAQAAKEQQ encoded by the coding sequence ATGATTTCTAAGCTTGTTGCAAGCGCGGCGGCCGCCCTCGCCGACGTCCCGGACGGCGCCACCGTCATGATCGGCGGCTTCGGCACCGCCGGCCAGCCCATGGAACTGATCGACGCCCTGCTCGAGCAAGGCGCCAAGGATCTGGTCATCATCAACAACAACGCCGGCAACGGCACCACCGGCCTGGCCGCCCTGCTCGGCGCCAACCGCGTGCGCAAGATCATCTGCTCGTTCCCGCGCCAGGTGGACTCGCAGATCTTCGACGGCCTGTACCGCAGCGGCAAGATCGAACTCGAACTGGTGCCCCAGGGCAACCTGGCCGAGCGCATCCGCGCCGCCGGCGCCGGCATCGGCGCGTTCTTCTCGCCCACCGGCTACGGCACCCCGCTGGCCGACGGCAAGGAAACGCGCGAGATCAACGGCCGCCAGTACGTGCTGGAATATCCGCTGCACGCCGACTACGCGCTCATCAAGGCCGAGCGCGGCGACCGCTGGGGCAACCTGGTGTACCGCAAGACCGCGCGCAACTTCGGCCCCATCATGGCCAGCGCCGCGCGCGTGGCCGTGGCGCAGGTGCGTGAAGTCGTCGAACTGGGCGCCCTCGATCCGGAAACCGTCGTCACCCCCGGCATCTTCGTGCAGCGCGTCGTGCAGATCGACGCCGCCCAGGCCGCCAAGGAGCAGCAATGA
- a CDS encoding IclR family transcriptional regulator, producing the protein MAEQATQQPSDSYVQSFARGLSVIRAFGPDRSQMTLSEVAAVTGLTRAGARRILLTLEHLGYVTVEDRKFALTPRILELGYAYLSGTPLWNLALPYMEEVAELTRESCSVSVLEGADIVYILRLSTHKVMTINLAVGSRLPAWVTSMGRVLLAGLPAAELDRALALSQIQAYTKDTVTDIAALKAILAGVRADGYACVAQELEPGLQSVAVPIVDRSGRVIAAMNVSGHANRFSREEMLATFLPPLRHAADQINHALLRR; encoded by the coding sequence ATGGCCGAGCAAGCAACCCAGCAACCCAGCGACAGCTACGTTCAATCTTTTGCGCGCGGCCTGTCCGTGATCCGGGCGTTCGGCCCGGATCGTTCCCAGATGACGCTGTCCGAGGTCGCGGCCGTCACCGGCCTGACCCGCGCCGGCGCGCGCCGCATCCTGCTGACGCTGGAGCACCTGGGCTACGTCACGGTCGAGGACCGCAAGTTCGCGCTGACCCCGCGCATCCTCGAGCTGGGCTACGCCTACCTGTCGGGCACGCCGCTGTGGAACCTGGCGCTGCCCTACATGGAAGAAGTGGCCGAGCTGACGCGCGAGTCGTGCTCGGTGTCGGTGCTGGAAGGCGCCGACATCGTCTACATCCTGCGGCTGTCGACGCACAAGGTCATGACCATCAACCTGGCGGTGGGCAGCCGCCTGCCAGCGTGGGTGACGTCGATGGGCCGCGTGCTGCTGGCGGGCCTGCCCGCGGCCGAACTGGACCGGGCGCTGGCGCTGAGCCAGATCCAGGCGTACACCAAGGACACCGTCACCGACATCGCCGCGCTCAAGGCCATCCTGGCCGGCGTGCGCGCCGACGGCTACGCCTGCGTGGCGCAGGAACTTGAGCCGGGCCTGCAATCCGTGGCGGTGCCGATCGTCGACCGCAGCGGCCGCGTGATCGCCGCGATGAACGTCAGCGGCCATGCCAACCGCTTCTCGCGCGAGGAAATGCTGGCGACGTTCCTGCCGCCGCTGCGCCACGCCGCCGACCAGATCAACCACGCGCTGCTGCGCCGCTAG
- a CDS encoding SDR family NAD(P)-dependent oxidoreductase: protein MSKPTAYLVTGGSAGIGAAIIRMLLDAGHQVVNIDYRLPEHPPAGLVSYQADLTDEARTKAVAAEVTAAYDIVGLVNNAGATRPGTADTATLADLDYVVNLHLRTALILVQAALPAMRAAGFGRIVNMSSRAALGKPDRVVYSATKAGLVGLTRTLAMELGGDGITVNAIGPGPIATDLFTKSNPAGAPQTERIINSIVVKRLGTPEDVARAAMFFLSPDNGFVTGQMLYVCGGTTLGVAPI, encoded by the coding sequence ATGAGCAAACCTACCGCGTATCTGGTGACCGGCGGCAGCGCCGGGATCGGCGCCGCCATCATCCGCATGCTGCTGGATGCCGGGCACCAAGTGGTCAATATCGACTACCGCCTGCCCGAGCATCCGCCGGCGGGGCTGGTGTCGTACCAGGCCGACCTGACCGACGAGGCGCGCACCAAGGCAGTGGCCGCCGAAGTGACCGCGGCCTACGACATCGTCGGCCTGGTCAACAACGCCGGCGCCACGCGTCCCGGCACCGCCGACACGGCCACGCTGGCCGACCTGGACTACGTGGTCAACCTGCATCTGCGCACCGCGCTGATCCTGGTGCAGGCCGCGCTGCCGGCGATGCGCGCGGCCGGCTTCGGCCGCATCGTCAACATGTCGTCGCGCGCCGCGCTGGGCAAGCCGGACCGCGTGGTCTATTCGGCCACCAAGGCCGGCCTGGTCGGGCTGACGCGCACGCTGGCCATGGAACTGGGCGGCGACGGCATCACCGTCAACGCCATCGGCCCGGGCCCCATCGCCACCGACCTGTTCACCAAGAGCAATCCGGCCGGCGCGCCGCAGACCGAGCGCATCATCAACAGCATCGTGGTCAAGCGCCTGGGCACGCCCGAGGACGTGGCGCGCGCCGCCATGTTCTTCCTGTCGCCCGACAACGGCTTCGTCACCGGCCAGATGCTGTATGTCTGCGGCGGCACGACGCTGGGCGTCGCCCCCATCTGA